The following are encoded together in the Ovis aries strain OAR_USU_Benz2616 breed Rambouillet chromosome 15, ARS-UI_Ramb_v3.0, whole genome shotgun sequence genome:
- the LOC132657851 gene encoding uncharacterized protein LOC132657851 → MPDELWTEVCDIVQETGIKTIPMEKKCKKAKWLSGEALQIAVKRREVKIKGEKERYKHLNAEFQRIARRDKKAFLGDQCKEIEKKNRMGKTRDLFKKIRDTKGTFHAKMGSIKDRNGMDLTEAEDIKKRWQKYTEELYKKELHDPDNHDGVITHLEPDILECEVKWALEGITMNRASGGDGIPVELFQILKDDAVKVLHSICQHIWKTQQWPQDWKRSVFIPVPKKGNAKECSNYCTIALISHASKVMLEIHQDRLQQYMNCELPDVQAGFIKAEEPEIKLPTSAGSWKKQESSRKTSMSALLTMPRPLTACIPK, encoded by the coding sequence atgcctgatgaactatggactgaagtttgtgacattgtacaggagacagggattaagaccatccccatggaaaagaaatgcaaaaaagcaaaatggctgtctggggaggccttacaaatagctgtgaaaagaagagaggtgaaaatcaaaggagaaaaggaaagatataagcatctgaatgcagagttccaaagaatagcaaggagagataagaaagccttccttggtgatcaatgcaaagaaatagagaaaaagaacagaatgggaaaaactagagatctcttcaagaaaatcagagataccaagggaacatttcatgcaaagatgggctcgataaaggacagaaatggtatggacctaacagaagcagaagatattaagaagaggtggcaaaaatatacagaagaattgtacaaaaaagagcttcacgacccagataatcatgatggtgtgatcactcacctagagccagacatcctggaatgtgaagtcaagtgggccttagaaggcatcactatgaacagagctagcggaggtgatggaattccagttgagctatttcaaatcctaaaagatgatgctgtgaaagtgctgcactcaatatgccagcacatttggaaaactcagcagtggccacaggactggaaaaggtcagttttcattccagtcccaaaaaaaggcaatgccaaagaatgctcaaactactgcacaattgcactcatctcacacgctagtaaagtaatgcttgaaattcaccaagacaggcttcagcaatacatgaactgtgaacttccagatgttcaagctggtttcataaaggcagaggaaccagagatcaaattgccaacatctgctggatcatggaaaaagcaagagagttccagaaaaacatctatgtctgctttattgactatgccaaggcctttgactgcgTGTAtcccaaaataa